AATGTCAGGTGAATATATGAGCGATAACAAAAAAGAAAAGAAAGTTTCAATATTTGTTCCTCATTTAGGCTGTCCACATGATTGTGCTTACTGTAATCAAGAGAAAATTACAGGCTTAAAGAAATCAGTTGTTCGTTCCATCGCCGAAATTGAACAAGAGATTAAAAAGCAGTTGGAATCGATTGATTGTAATCAGAATCATGTAGGTATAGCTTTTTTCGGGGGCAGCTTTACAGGGCTGCCACATGACTATCAAATACAATTATTAGAGCTCGGGACGAAATACGTTAATCATTATTCTTTACAGGGAATTCGCTTTTCTACTAGACCGGATTATATTAATGCAGACGTACTTAAAAACTTACAAGGTTATCCAATTGAGGCAATTGAACTAGGGGTACAATCTTTAGATTCCCAAGTATTACAATGCTCAAATCGAGGTCATAGTGTTCAAGATGTGTATCAGGCTGTATCACTGATACGAGAAACTCCGTATTTATTAGGCATTCAATTAATGGTAGGATTACCATTTGACTCATTAGAGATCTCAATTAAGACGGCCCAGGAAGTAATTCGTCTTGCGCCAGATTTTGTGAGAATTTATCCGACACTTGTTCTACAGGGCACAGAGCTAGAGCA
The window above is part of the Desulfuribacillus stibiiarsenatis genome. Proteins encoded here:
- a CDS encoding elongator complex protein 3, translated to MSGEYMSDNKKEKKVSIFVPHLGCPHDCAYCNQEKITGLKKSVVRSIAEIEQEIKKQLESIDCNQNHVGIAFFGGSFTGLPHDYQIQLLELGTKYVNHYSLQGIRFSTRPDYINADVLKNLQGYPIEAIELGVQSLDSQVLQCSNRGHSVQDVYQAVSLIRETPYLLGIQLMVGLPFDSLEISIKTAQEVIRLAPDFVRIYPTLVLQGTELEQLYQKGLYTPWSLQDTIENTAKMVRLFYQSNIPIIRLGLQASEELQETGAVIAGPYHPNIRQLIESQYFLDLLLELSTDSFSGNDDLIYISIHPSDETAFRGQGNQNLQSFMDKFRKKIILVKDSTQRKKTFSIIESL